The Bosea sp. 685 DNA window GAGCCCGAAGCCCGGCTTGCTGCGGCTCTGGTCGAGCCTGACGAAGCGCTCCAGCACGCGGCCGCGATCGGCCTCCGGGACGCCCGGCCCGTGATCGGCGACGACGAGCTCGATCTCGGAGCCGACAGGAGCTGCCGAGACGACGACCGTCGCCGCCCCCGCGCCCGCGCCCGCCTCGACCGGCTGGCCGTATTTCAGCGCGTTGTCGATCAGATTGGCGAGCGCCTGGCCGAGCAATTCGCGATTGCCCGAGACATGCAGCTCCGGCGCAACCTCGGTGACCAGCGACACCCCCGCCTCCTCGGCCAGCGGCTCGTAGAGCTCCACCATGCCGGAGACGATCTCGGAGAGGTCGAGCACATCCATGCTGTCTTGGATGCGGCCGGTCTCGAGCCGCGCGATCATCAAGAGCGCGTTGAAGACGCGGATCAGGTTGTCGGCCTCGTCGATCGAGCCATCGAGCGCGGCGCGCAATTCGTCGGGGGATTTCGCCGTGCGCAGCGCCTCCTCGGCGCGGTTGCGCAGCCGGGTCAAGGGCGTTTTCAGGTCATGGGCGATGTTGTCTGAGACCTGCTGCATGCCGGCCATCAATTCACCGATGCGGTCGAGCATGGCGTTGAGGTTCAGCGCCAGACGGTCGAGCTCGTCGCCCGTGCCCGAGATCGACAATCGGCCCTTCAGGTCACCGGCCATGATCGACTGGGCCGTGTCGGTCATGCCGTCGACGCGCTTCAGCACACGGCGCGCCACGAACCAGCTCGCAAAGCAGCCGAGCACGAAGACCAACAGCAGCGACCAGCCAGCCGCGCGCCTGATCACGACGCCGAGACGCTCGCGCTCCTCGACATCGCGCCCGACCAGCAGCCTGAAACCCGCCGGCAGCACGAAGACGCGCACGATCGCACGGCTCGGCGTATCGACCGCGTCGGCGGAGCGCGCATATTCGATCTCGCTTTCGCCCGGACGATCGAGCGCACCGGGCGGCACGGCCTCGACATTGCCGGCGAGACGATCGCCCACCGGCGTGGTGACGAGATAGAGCGAAGCGCCGGGCCCGCGCGAGCGCCGCTCGATGATGTTGACGAGCCGCCTGATGCCGCCCTGGCGCTGCTGCTCGGCGAGTCCCTGGATCTCGGCGTCGATGGTCGAGCGGATCTGGTCGTCGAGCAGGCGCTTGGCGTTCCAGGCGACATAGCCCAGCACGAAGCCGGCGAAGAGCGCGAAGATGACGAGATAGACCGCCGTCAGCTTGAAGGCGGTGGTGCGGAACAGGTTTGGCAAAAGATGCGTGGTCATGGGATGCGTGGTCGTCTTGCGCGGAACGCTCTGCGCAGCCGCGTCCTGCCCGGCCGGATCAGCGCGCCGTGTCACGGACCATGTATCCCGCGCCGCGAATGGTGTGGATCATCGGGTGCTCGAAGCCCTTGTCGACCTTGGCGCGCAGGCGGCTGACATGCACGTCGATGACATTGGTCTGGGGGTCGAAATGATAGTCCCAGACATTCTCCAGCAGCATGGTGCGCGTCACCACCTGCCCGGCATGCTTCATCAGATATTCGAGCAGGCGGAATTCGCGCGGCTGCAGCGGAATTTCCTCCTCGCCGCGCGCGACGCGATGGGCGAGCCGGTCGAGCGCGAGATCGCCGACGCGATAGGTCGTGGGCTCGGAAGCCGGCGCGGCGCGGCGGCGCGACAGCACCTCGACCCGCGCGAGCAGTTCGGAAAAGGCATAGGGCTTGGGCAGGTAATCGTCGCCGCCGGCGCGCAGGCCCTTCACGCGGTCATCGACCTGCGCCAGCGCCGAGAGGATCAGCGCCGGCGTCACGTCGTTCTGCTCGCGCAGCGAGCGGATCAATGACAGCCCGTCGAGACGCGGCAGCATGCGGTCGACCACCAGCACGTCATAGCCGCCGCCCTCCGCCATGGCGTAGCCTTCGAGCCCGTCGGCGGCATGGTCGGCGACATGGCCGGCCTCGCGGAAGGCCTTGGTCAGATAGGCCGCTGCCTCGGCGTCATCTTCAACGATCAGGAGTCGCATGGGATAAGCCTATCCTACAAAACGTAAAAACGGCAGGCCGGACGATACGCATCCGGCCTGCCGCGGTGAAGGCTGGTCTCCCGGCGGGGGCGACAGGAACCGTGAGACTCGAGCCCGCCCCTTTTTAGGCCGCCGGCTGGCGGCCAACCTCGAAGCTGAGCTGACGCTCCTTGCCGTCACGC harbors:
- a CDS encoding ATP-binding protein, coding for MTTHLLPNLFRTTAFKLTAVYLVIFALFAGFVLGYVAWNAKRLLDDQIRSTIDAEIQGLAEQQRQGGIRRLVNIIERRSRGPGASLYLVTTPVGDRLAGNVEAVPPGALDRPGESEIEYARSADAVDTPSRAIVRVFVLPAGFRLLVGRDVEERERLGVVIRRAAGWSLLLVFVLGCFASWFVARRVLKRVDGMTDTAQSIMAGDLKGRLSISGTGDELDRLALNLNAMLDRIGELMAGMQQVSDNIAHDLKTPLTRLRNRAEEALRTAKSPDELRAALDGSIDEADNLIRVFNALLMIARLETGRIQDSMDVLDLSEIVSGMVELYEPLAEEAGVSLVTEVAPELHVSGNRELLGQALANLIDNALKYGQPVEAGAGAGAATVVVSAAPVGSEIELVVADHGPGVPEADRGRVLERFVRLDQSRSKPGFGLGLSLAAGVVRLHGGQLRLEDNAPGLRVVISLPQAQPKPVDMREGGVLPASTAQPNPAGLQSA
- a CDS encoding response regulator transcription factor produces the protein MRLLIVEDDAEAAAYLTKAFREAGHVADHAADGLEGYAMAEGGGYDVLVVDRMLPRLDGLSLIRSLREQNDVTPALILSALAQVDDRVKGLRAGGDDYLPKPYAFSELLARVEVLSRRRAAPASEPTTYRVGDLALDRLAHRVARGEEEIPLQPREFRLLEYLMKHAGQVVTRTMLLENVWDYHFDPQTNVIDVHVSRLRAKVDKGFEHPMIHTIRGAGYMVRDTAR